From Chaetodon trifascialis isolate fChaTrf1 chromosome 1, fChaTrf1.hap1, whole genome shotgun sequence, one genomic window encodes:
- the ric3a gene encoding protein RIC-3 yields MSITTCQKVTLISCSVLCVSLFLPRMLLPKGKKEMGQPEVGPGFYPPVTHQLPLPDDPERWALDTSYSMTHSVETMAKMKVIGQGKKYNLMAQVIPIYGFGIFLYIFYIIYKLTCKGKTTKSRTYTTVTNANMEKKIITDYELARLQARLLQTEKMMERIVSAKSRGSGSGRRRKSKTTTSKKEEKLLRQLRQITQLIQEGRLEGASPEMEAEEVPYGADWEGYPEETYPVYDEPCDRPRFNTIVLEEPPQQPTAEALAERMEQEEEEIMARKLSIVREEDEEEVEEEEDGEEEEEEDEDKEEEVEEEEEEDEEEEEEEEEAEKRNLLSLPPSQPAADRKQERTGLEVFKELQCYNGKKQISFSDHRDVFHYPKEDTYEEEEEEKEDEVEEDDEGTEVEEEDEADEDDPVMEAESLQFSCEGCPNPEEEAEEDNEEYLLMSAPVEGDGGIHADMPKDVTVSGLRMRNRRET; encoded by the exons ATGTCTATAACAACTTGCCAGAAGGTTACTCTGATATCAtgctctgttctctgtgtttctctcttcttgCCCAGAATGCTTTTACCCAAAGGGAAAAAGGAGATGGGGCAGCCTGAGG ttgGACCTGGGTTCTACCCTCCTGTGACACATCAGCTGCCCTTGCCAGACGACCCTGAACGGTGGGCTCTGGACACTTCTTACTCCATGACGCACAGTGTTGAGACCATGGCCAAAATGAAAGTCATCGGACAAGGCAAAAAATACAACCTGATGGCTCAAGTGATACCCATATATGGCTTTGGGATTTTTCTTTATATCTTCTACATAATCTACAAG cTGACATGTAAGGGAAAGACTACTAAATCCAGAACCTACACCACAGTAACCAACgcaaacatggagaaaaagaTTA TAACCGATTATGAGCTTGCCAGGCTTCAGGCGAGACTACTGCAAACAGAAAAGATGATGGAGAGGATTGTCTCTGCAAAGAGTCGAGGTTCTGGGAg TGGCAGAAGGAGGAAGAGTAAAACTACAACAtcaaagaaggaggagaaattACTCAGGCAACTTAGACAGATCACACAGTTGATACAAGAGGGCCGGTTGGAGGGGGCCTCCCCGGAGATGGAGGCTGAGGAGGTCCCCTATGGTGCAGACTGGGAAG GCTACCCAGAGGAGACCTACCCAGTGTATGATGAGCCCTGTGACAGACCGAGATTTAACACTATTGTGCTGGAGGAGCCACCACAACAGCCAACTGCCGAGGCTCTGGCAGAGAGGAtggagcaagaggaggaagagattaTGGCAAGGAAACTATCCATAGTgcgagaggaggatgaagaggaagtagaggaggaggaggatggagaggaagaggaggaggaagatgaggataaagaagaagaagtggaggaagaggaggaggaggatgaggaggaagaagaagaggaagaggaggcagagaaacgGAATTTGCTCAGTCTTCCTCCATCCCagccagctgcagacagaaagcaggagagaacCGGTTTGGAGGTGTTCAAAGAGCTACAGTGTTACAACGGGAAGAAGCAAATAAGCTTCAGTGACCACAGAGATGTGTTCCACTACCCGAAAGAGGATACttatgaagaggaggaagaagaaaaggaagacgAGGTGGAGGAAGACGATGAGGGgacagaggtggaagaggaggacgaggctgatgaagatgatccagtgatggaggcagagagcCTGCAGTTCAGCTGTGAGGGTTGTCCCAACCCAGAGGAAGAAGCGGAGGAGGATAATGAAGAGTATCTGTTGATGTCAGCGCCTGTGGAGGGTGATGGTGGTATCCATGCAGACATGCCTAAAGATGTCACGGTGAGTGGGCTGAGGATGCGGAACCGGAGAGAGACATAA